In a genomic window of Cytobacillus sp. FSL H8-0458:
- a CDS encoding helix-turn-helix domain-containing protein: MTMMQNKISSLLEINRSLTQSLELEEILKRLVQAAFDLVDHADTTILYTLKEDGLLHFSSGVGVDSDFMSQVKFEPGESLTGQVFLTKKGVIASGSEFREHMSRMNEINYIHFFNGVFQRDVKSGIVVPLVYKEDCIGVLVVDNFDRDVQFTEADFQVLEVVADQAAIAIMNSKLYEEVRRKNEELSQSLDIHRQFTKILLEGRGTSYILDTISHILSTPVIFAELPVEPSHSFPIINSNELFGYFLLNEPIERLTNIQKAALEHASTALSLEFVRQNTLFEKEMHLREEAFHDLINGGRLNARILEKFRLNEKSSIACMMVDCKSGFLWDAASILQKEKLIRLIEQIIMKYCETSVVFTKSNQIIALLVNGRKKYDHSLADAIQKKVNRAVIGLGREVALTDMTDTYQEAAKALSFAKNHYHKTFITYSELGAERLWLNTDRSLLNKFVSDKIGPLLKMEPEYLKTMQAFLANNQSHKQTAEEMHIHPNTLAYRLKKIESELQLDFSRKEDWITVVLAFQVFDFLNP, translated from the coding sequence ATGACCATGATGCAGAATAAAATCTCAAGTCTCCTGGAAATTAATCGCAGTCTAACCCAGTCTCTTGAACTGGAGGAGATACTAAAGAGACTGGTACAAGCAGCCTTTGATTTAGTAGATCATGCTGATACCACCATTCTTTACACATTAAAGGAAGATGGATTATTACATTTTTCCAGTGGGGTTGGGGTTGATAGTGACTTTATGAGCCAGGTGAAGTTTGAGCCTGGAGAATCCCTGACTGGACAGGTTTTTCTGACTAAGAAAGGCGTAATTGCTTCAGGGAGTGAGTTCAGGGAGCATATGAGCCGGATGAATGAGATAAATTATATTCACTTTTTTAATGGCGTCTTCCAGAGAGATGTGAAAAGCGGAATCGTCGTCCCGTTGGTTTATAAAGAAGATTGCATCGGTGTTCTTGTGGTGGATAACTTCGACAGGGATGTACAATTTACTGAAGCGGACTTTCAAGTGCTGGAGGTGGTGGCAGACCAGGCAGCTATTGCCATCATGAACTCGAAGCTTTACGAAGAAGTCAGGCGGAAAAATGAGGAACTTAGCCAATCCCTTGATATCCACCGGCAATTCACGAAGATTCTGCTGGAGGGAAGGGGGACTTCGTATATCCTGGATACGATCAGTCATATCTTGAGTACCCCGGTAATTTTTGCAGAGTTGCCAGTTGAGCCATCCCATTCATTTCCGATCATAAATTCCAACGAACTTTTCGGATATTTCCTTTTGAATGAGCCTATTGAGCGTTTGACCAATATCCAGAAGGCAGCTCTTGAACATGCTTCAACGGCTTTGTCACTGGAGTTTGTCAGGCAGAATACGCTTTTTGAAAAAGAGATGCATCTTAGAGAAGAGGCATTTCATGATTTGATTAATGGCGGACGTCTGAATGCAAGAATTCTGGAAAAATTTCGCCTGAACGAGAAAAGCAGCATCGCCTGTATGATGGTGGACTGCAAGTCTGGTTTTCTATGGGACGCAGCCTCCATCTTACAAAAAGAAAAGCTTATCCGATTGATTGAGCAGATCATCATGAAATACTGTGAAACCTCAGTCGTTTTTACGAAATCAAACCAAATCATAGCACTACTGGTGAATGGACGGAAAAAGTATGACCATTCTCTTGCTGATGCTATTCAGAAAAAAGTGAACAGAGCTGTCATAGGTTTGGGCAGGGAGGTTGCTTTGACAGATATGACAGATACTTATCAGGAAGCTGCCAAAGCTTTATCATTTGCTAAAAACCATTATCACAAAACCTTTATCACTTATTCTGAGCTTGGTGCTGAAAGACTGTGGCTCAACACCGACCGGAGCTTGCTGAATAAATTTGTCTCCGATAAAATAGGCCCTCTTTTAAAAATGGAGCCTGAATACTTAAAAACGATGCAAGCCTTTCTGGCAAATAATCAAAGCCATAAACAAACAGCAGAAGAGATGCATATCCACCCCAATACCCTGGCATACCGGCTGAAAAAAATCGAGAGCGAGCTGCAGCTTGATTTTTCCCGGAAAGAAGATTGGATTACAGTTGTCCTGGCCTTCCAGGTTTTCGATTTTTTAAACCCTTAA
- a CDS encoding cobalamin B12-binding domain-containing protein encodes MQQAETLASLLLEGNSGKVWENIRKHPELSRIEVYQNLITPAMQHIGHLWETNQITVADEHLATATCDFVLSKLAYQSEKRQSRQKAMFLCLDGEQHYIGLKMVNSLFEEHGWETKYFGPSLPLEYALKTAKDWKPSVIGLSVTIVYHLPKLTEYAEAFAKLPHKPAVILGGRLAGKYDLLPYCSDRTVILKDLPETKKWLQNYEAGGQQNAIF; translated from the coding sequence ATGCAGCAGGCAGAAACACTTGCTTCCTTATTACTTGAGGGTAATTCCGGAAAAGTTTGGGAAAATATCCGAAAACACCCGGAGCTATCGCGTATCGAGGTTTATCAAAATCTGATTACACCTGCGATGCAGCACATCGGCCACCTGTGGGAGACGAATCAAATCACAGTGGCAGATGAGCATCTGGCAACAGCTACATGTGATTTTGTACTGTCAAAACTCGCTTACCAAAGTGAAAAAAGACAATCACGCCAAAAAGCCATGTTTCTCTGCCTGGATGGGGAACAGCATTATATTGGTTTGAAGATGGTTAACAGCCTTTTTGAAGAGCATGGCTGGGAGACGAAGTATTTTGGTCCAAGTCTCCCTTTGGAATATGCGCTGAAAACGGCAAAAGACTGGAAGCCCAGTGTAATCGGCCTGTCAGTGACCATCGTCTATCACCTGCCGAAGCTGACGGAATATGCCGAGGCATTTGCCAAGCTGCCGCATAAGCCGGCTGTTATCCTTGGCGGGCGGTTAGCAGGGAAGTATGACCTGCTTCCGTATTGTTCCGATCGTACGGTTATCCTTAAGGATTTGCCGGAAACAAAGAAATGGCTTCAGAATTATGAAGCGGGAGGACAGCAAAATGCAATATTTTAA
- a CDS encoding CBO0543 family protein — MSRIPSYKDEQTLRGKLRDVSLDHWLNEDLFSFNWWLLLAASILPFFIWWKLVDKSRLFEIMTFGLICAIFACFLDVVGVSFLLWGYPDKLFHFIPPLVPADFVVIPVSGMLIYQYFSSWKSYAAAAAGLGILFAYIFEPLFSFLNMFVLIHWKHTYSFIGFILFFLGIRLLMMGLKSAAKK, encoded by the coding sequence ATGAGCCGCATTCCTTCCTATAAAGATGAGCAAACCCTAAGGGGAAAATTAAGGGATGTTTCTCTTGACCATTGGCTGAATGAGGATTTGTTCAGCTTTAATTGGTGGCTGCTGCTGGCTGCGAGCATTTTGCCATTTTTTATTTGGTGGAAGCTGGTGGATAAGAGCAGGTTATTTGAAATTATGACTTTTGGCTTAATCTGTGCGATCTTTGCCTGTTTTCTGGATGTTGTGGGAGTGAGCTTTCTTTTGTGGGGATATCCCGATAAGCTGTTTCATTTTATTCCGCCATTAGTGCCAGCAGATTTTGTGGTCATTCCGGTGTCAGGGATGCTGATTTACCAGTACTTCAGCTCCTGGAAAAGCTATGCTGCTGCAGCAGCGGGCCTGGGAATCCTGTTTGCTTATATCTTTGAACCATTATTTAGCTTCTTAAATATGTTTGTGCTCATACATTGGAAGCATACTTATTCGTTCATAGGCTTTATCCTCTTTTTTCTGGGTATTCGCCTTTTGATGATGGGTTTGAAGAGCGCCGCAAAAAAATAA
- a CDS encoding aminoglycoside 6-adenylyltransferase yields MKSRTETEMMNLILGTAKEDERVRTVILNGSRANPNVKKDIFQDFDIVYIVREMESFTCDHSWVDVFGERVMMQMPEEKVHSLADGNGRFPYLMQFMDGNRIDLTLIPAERMDDLLEPDSLSVLLLDKDGLIGSLPPASDQDYHIKKPDAKEFADLCNEFWWITMNISKGLWRRELTYAMFMHEQINRNVIITMLEWKAGIAADFRKSAGKAGKYLPEYLSAGEWEHFQATYSDAEFEHIWDALFTMCSLFRNTAVEVAEKLGFEYPFEDDKRVTGFIKHVSSLPADAQSIY; encoded by the coding sequence ATGAAGTCAAGAACTGAAACCGAGATGATGAATCTGATTTTAGGAACCGCCAAGGAAGATGAGCGGGTCCGCACGGTTATTTTGAATGGATCTCGCGCGAATCCAAATGTGAAGAAGGATATTTTTCAGGATTTTGATATTGTGTACATCGTTAGGGAAATGGAATCTTTCACCTGTGATCATAGCTGGGTGGATGTGTTTGGAGAGCGGGTGATGATGCAGATGCCTGAGGAGAAGGTGCACTCACTTGCCGATGGGAACGGCCGCTTCCCTTATCTCATGCAGTTTATGGACGGGAACCGGATCGATCTGACTTTGATTCCGGCTGAAAGGATGGATGATCTGCTGGAGCCTGACAGCCTGAGTGTGCTGCTTCTTGATAAGGATGGGCTGATTGGGTCCCTGCCGCCAGCCAGTGACCAAGATTACCACATTAAGAAGCCGGATGCGAAAGAGTTTGCCGATTTGTGCAATGAGTTTTGGTGGATTACGATGAATATCAGCAAAGGGCTTTGGCGCCGGGAACTTACTTACGCGATGTTTATGCATGAGCAGATCAATCGCAATGTGATCATAACCATGTTGGAATGGAAGGCCGGCATCGCAGCCGATTTTAGAAAGAGCGCAGGCAAAGCCGGCAAGTATCTGCCCGAATATCTTTCCGCCGGGGAATGGGAACATTTTCAGGCTACATACTCAGACGCCGAATTTGAACACATCTGGGATGCCCTTTTTACCATGTGCTCCCTTTTCAGAAATACAGCTGTTGAGGTCGCGGAGAAACTTGGCTTTGAGTACCCATTTGAAGATGATAAGCGTGTGACCGGATTCATAAAGCATGTCAGCAGCCTGCCTGCAGACGCCCAATCCATCTATTAA
- a CDS encoding antibiotic biosynthesis monooxygenase family protein: MYTVFSTFDVPDEKSEEVIRIYKNRSRSVDQAEGFVDFLLLQNDKRAGELTVQLIFNTKENYLSWVRSEDFKRIHDLEKKYPDQELAAVVPKVSQYKVVAK; the protein is encoded by the coding sequence ATGTACACTGTTTTTTCAACATTCGACGTTCCCGATGAAAAGTCGGAAGAAGTCATTCGTATATATAAGAATCGCTCGCGGTCAGTCGATCAGGCAGAGGGGTTTGTCGATTTTCTGCTGCTGCAGAATGATAAGCGCGCAGGTGAACTGACTGTGCAGCTCATTTTTAATACAAAAGAAAACTATTTAAGCTGGGTCCGGAGCGAAGATTTTAAGAGGATTCATGATCTGGAGAAAAAGTATCCGGATCAGGAGCTCGCTGCCGTGGTTCCGAAGGTTTCTCAATATAAGGTGGTGGCTAAGTGA
- a CDS encoding DUF3231 family protein has protein sequence MLERPPITSNELATLWMTYQQKTMFFRMLDHFIEKSNDEEAKNIMSDLQEEIAAFIQRVAGIMKEEGAAIPVGFTEQDVIADAPALFANGFDIMFVRLMKSISMGLHTLHLSMSYREDIILLYRDLTTMTQEYSRKCTQYLLGKGLLIRAPFVTMPEKTEFVKDTNYLKGTNLLGSKRTINTVELSQLYFTIEANMTGMQMITGFAQCAQEKEVRKYFSEGVELAKGIISEFTDMLLEDGIQTPIGPGGQATRSTAAPFSDKLMMYCISLFCSFSIGKNAIGTAFSLRNDIPAKAAIFTKDIFEYAHRGAKVMIQNGWMEEPPQMEERRNLIK, from the coding sequence ATGCTTGAAAGACCACCGATTACGTCTAATGAACTGGCTACACTTTGGATGACTTACCAGCAAAAAACCATGTTCTTCAGAATGCTTGATCATTTTATTGAAAAGTCAAATGACGAAGAAGCGAAAAATATCATGTCCGATTTACAGGAAGAAATAGCTGCTTTTATCCAAAGAGTTGCTGGGATCATGAAAGAGGAAGGGGCGGCCATTCCTGTCGGATTTACCGAACAGGACGTGATAGCTGATGCACCGGCATTATTCGCCAACGGATTTGATATCATGTTTGTACGCCTGATGAAATCAATCAGCATGGGGCTGCACACTCTGCATCTAAGCATGTCTTACCGGGAAGATATTATCTTATTGTATAGAGATCTTACCACAATGACCCAGGAATATTCCAGAAAATGCACCCAATATCTGCTGGGAAAAGGTCTGCTGATCCGTGCGCCTTTTGTGACTATGCCTGAAAAGACTGAATTTGTAAAGGATACAAATTATTTAAAGGGTACAAACCTGCTGGGAAGTAAACGGACAATCAACACGGTTGAGCTCAGCCAGCTGTATTTTACGATTGAAGCCAACATGACGGGCATGCAGATGATTACGGGCTTTGCCCAATGTGCCCAGGAAAAAGAAGTACGGAAGTATTTTTCCGAAGGCGTGGAACTGGCAAAGGGGATTATTAGCGAATTTACGGACATGCTGCTCGAAGATGGAATCCAAACCCCAATTGGTCCAGGCGGCCAAGCCACCCGTTCTACTGCTGCTCCCTTCTCCGATAAGCTTATGATGTACTGTATTAGTCTGTTTTGCAGCTTTTCGATCGGGAAAAATGCCATCGGAACAGCCTTCAGCCTGCGAAACGATATCCCGGCCAAAGCGGCTATCTTTACAAAAGACATTTTCGAATACGCCCACCGCGGAGCCAAGGTCATGATCCAAAACGGCTGGATGGAAGAACCGCCGCAAATGGAAGAGCGCCGGAATCTCATAAAGTGA
- a CDS encoding benzoate/H(+) symporter BenE family transporter: MGLPKERYSGYSQKVQNGSLLRDLTAENISSGIIASTLVMTGPALIILQAASAGGFTDQQTINWMFAVYFFGGVYSILMPLLYRIPITGGHSITGAAFLATVTAQYSYPDLIGGYVISGLLIFLVGISGLFTKIIGWVPKEVIASMLGGLVAGYVVKLVPAIQELPVVGGAALVSFLLFTRYVKKFPPVLAAVAVAFSALFLTADLKPAKEIAYFLPSIQLPEFSWMGLVTIALPLAMLILSNDAAPGIGALESEDFKPPIRKIVSSSGIFSVITSFFGGQCANIAGMMSAICAGPDSGPREKRYMGAVVSGAITIVFGIFAWKIVPFIQSLPQAFVSLLAGFALIGVLHSSLQTGFTGNRYRLSALAAFIVTLSGMSFLHISAPVWGLVAGAVLARTVER; this comes from the coding sequence ATGGGTTTGCCGAAGGAGAGGTATAGCGGTTACAGTCAAAAAGTACAGAATGGTTCACTACTAAGGGACCTGACAGCGGAAAATATTTCATCTGGAATCATTGCAAGCACGCTGGTTATGACCGGGCCGGCACTGATCATCCTGCAGGCGGCATCAGCAGGGGGATTCACGGATCAGCAGACGATTAACTGGATGTTTGCGGTTTATTTTTTCGGCGGTGTTTACAGCATTCTCATGCCGCTTCTATATCGCATTCCCATTACAGGGGGGCATTCGATTACAGGTGCTGCATTTTTGGCGACGGTGACTGCGCAATACTCGTATCCTGATCTGATTGGCGGGTATGTGATATCCGGGCTGCTGATTTTTCTGGTCGGAATTTCCGGCCTGTTTACAAAAATCATTGGCTGGGTGCCTAAAGAGGTCATCGCCTCCATGCTTGGCGGGCTTGTTGCCGGCTATGTCGTCAAACTCGTGCCTGCCATACAGGAACTGCCTGTTGTCGGTGGAGCAGCGTTAGTCAGTTTTCTGCTTTTTACGAGATATGTGAAAAAGTTCCCGCCTGTGCTCGCGGCTGTTGCAGTTGCCTTTTCTGCATTGTTTTTAACAGCTGATTTAAAACCTGCTAAAGAAATTGCTTATTTTCTGCCTTCTATCCAATTGCCTGAATTTAGCTGGATGGGGCTCGTAACAATTGCCCTCCCGCTCGCAATGCTGATTCTGAGCAATGATGCAGCACCAGGAATCGGGGCATTGGAAAGCGAGGATTTCAAGCCCCCTATTCGCAAAATTGTCTCATCAAGCGGTATTTTCTCGGTAATCACCAGCTTCTTTGGCGGACAATGTGCCAATATCGCGGGCATGATGAGCGCCATCTGTGCAGGACCGGATTCAGGGCCGAGGGAGAAAAGGTATATGGGAGCAGTTGTGTCAGGCGCGATTACGATTGTTTTCGGCATATTTGCCTGGAAAATCGTGCCCTTTATCCAGTCGCTTCCCCAAGCTTTTGTTTCATTGCTGGCAGGGTTCGCCCTGATTGGCGTCCTCCATTCCAGCCTGCAAACGGGCTTTACCGGAAACCGGTACAGGCTAAGTGCCCTCGCAGCCTTTATAGTCACTTTATCAGGCATGAGCTTTCTTCATATCAGCGCTCCTGTTTGGGGACTTGTTGCGGGGGCGGTATTGGCGCGGACGGTGGAGAGGTAG
- a CDS encoding NAD(P)-dependent oxidoreductase, translating to MKNLGVIGCGAMGKGIVKNLVKNGYKVNAYDPSQDALAKCEELGAIPRSSPYEAARQADLVISSLPGPSIVKDVMMGGSGVFSALKPHSFVLDMSTIDPKTAQELNQAAKEQDIHFYDCPLSGGPKGADAGTLTIMVGGDDKFLPDIRPVLESVGKDIFLLGPSGSGQVAKLCHNMLVALTTAGLGEVLAVGEKAGVSRTQLAEVIQSGSAHNRVLTVFGENILQHTYGNVLFSLEHMNKDIHLYKETAEFYREDSPLGQLVCDIYGKAMEQGKGKLDSSAVCGSI from the coding sequence ATGAAAAACTTAGGTGTAATTGGCTGCGGGGCCATGGGAAAGGGCATTGTGAAAAATTTAGTCAAAAACGGGTATAAGGTGAATGCTTATGATCCAAGTCAGGATGCACTGGCGAAATGCGAGGAGCTGGGGGCTATTCCCCGGTCTTCTCCATACGAGGCAGCAAGACAAGCGGATCTAGTAATTTCTTCATTGCCTGGACCAAGTATTGTCAAGGATGTTATGATGGGTGGAAGCGGGGTCTTTTCCGCTTTAAAGCCTCACAGTTTCGTGCTGGATATGAGCACCATAGATCCAAAAACAGCCCAGGAGTTGAATCAGGCTGCAAAGGAGCAAGACATCCATTTTTATGACTGTCCGTTAAGCGGGGGACCAAAGGGTGCTGATGCCGGCACGCTGACCATTATGGTTGGGGGAGACGATAAATTCTTGCCGGACATTCGCCCGGTTCTGGAGAGCGTTGGAAAAGATATTTTTCTGCTCGGTCCTTCGGGATCAGGACAGGTGGCAAAGTTGTGCCACAATATGCTGGTTGCTTTAACGACTGCAGGCCTGGGGGAGGTCCTTGCAGTTGGGGAGAAAGCCGGTGTCAGCCGGACTCAGCTGGCGGAAGTCATTCAAAGCGGGTCTGCACATAATCGCGTCCTGACCGTATTCGGTGAGAATATCCTTCAGCATACATACGGGAATGTGCTGTTCAGCCTGGAGCACATGAATAAGGATATTCACTTATACAAAGAGACAGCCGAATTTTACAGAGAAGATTCACCTTTGGGTCAGCTGGTTTGCGATATCTATGGGAAGGCGATGGAGCAAGGAAAGGGCAAGCTTGATTCTTCCGCTGTGTGCGGATCTATCTAG
- a CDS encoding MerR family transcriptional regulator, with translation MEYTVHKLAQLAGVSSRTLRYYDEIGILKPARTNSSGYRIYSQQEVDRLQQILFYRELGVSLDQIKDIITAPVFDAADALKEHREKLLEKRKQLDLLITNVEKTIASAEGRTTMSDKEKFEGFKKKMIEDNEKQYGKEIREKYGEETVDNSNAKLMNMTREEHEAVTKLAEEVNSTLAQAMETGDPAGGLAQKAAGLHKQWITFYWSEYSKEAHAGLAEMYVADERFKAYYDKIQTGAAEFLRDAIKIYTGQQ, from the coding sequence ATGGAATACACAGTGCATAAGCTCGCGCAGCTGGCCGGGGTCAGCTCGAGGACCCTCAGGTATTACGATGAAATCGGGATTCTTAAGCCGGCAAGAACCAATTCGTCGGGATACCGGATTTATAGCCAGCAGGAAGTTGACAGGCTGCAGCAGATTCTGTTTTACAGAGAACTTGGCGTCAGCCTCGATCAGATCAAAGATATCATTACAGCACCGGTTTTCGATGCTGCGGATGCGCTGAAGGAGCACCGCGAGAAACTCCTTGAGAAAAGAAAGCAGCTTGATCTGCTTATTACAAATGTAGAAAAAACGATAGCTTCAGCAGAAGGGAGAACAACCATGTCAGATAAAGAAAAGTTTGAAGGATTCAAAAAGAAAATGATTGAAGATAACGAGAAGCAATACGGAAAAGAAATCCGCGAAAAATATGGTGAGGAGACAGTAGATAATTCGAATGCCAAACTCATGAACATGACCCGGGAGGAACATGAGGCTGTAACCAAACTTGCTGAAGAGGTGAACAGTACCTTAGCCCAGGCCATGGAAACAGGCGATCCGGCGGGCGGGCTTGCTCAAAAAGCAGCCGGCCTGCATAAGCAATGGATCACATTCTATTGGAGCGAATACAGCAAAGAGGCCCACGCAGGCCTGGCGGAAATGTATGTGGCAGATGAAAGGTTTAAAGCTTATTATGATAAAATTCAGACTGGTGCCGCTGAGTTTTTAAGGGATGCAATCAAGATTTATACTGGACAGCAATAG
- a CDS encoding STAS domain-containing protein — protein MQYFNHALPLAFLKADRNGKIVSYSTIARERFDLSGGHLKGIIDEESIEKLIQYSWEPGVDPVKLELNMKTRELPLCLFEVHIQWDSEDHANMLFLPKDSSNEGLMDKLMQLQHRLTSTDFELLEKKEELEQVLTRLNQLSGPFIPLSETLCLIPLFGDITADKINVISESCLKAVFAGEYDEILFDLTAVGEIEGKGIEKFTQLIKTLNFMTGSIIKLIGIKPNLAEVLNNYKLDEWVQIDQSLKQVLNVYFNRNELGAS, from the coding sequence ATGCAATATTTTAATCATGCGCTTCCGCTTGCGTTTTTAAAAGCTGACAGAAACGGAAAAATAGTAAGCTACTCCACTATCGCACGGGAAAGATTTGACCTGAGCGGGGGACATCTAAAAGGAATCATCGATGAAGAAAGCATCGAAAAGCTGATTCAATACAGCTGGGAGCCCGGTGTGGATCCTGTAAAGCTGGAGCTGAATATGAAAACCCGGGAATTGCCTCTTTGTTTATTTGAGGTTCATATCCAATGGGACAGCGAGGATCATGCCAATATGCTGTTTCTGCCCAAAGACAGCTCAAACGAGGGACTGATGGATAAACTGATGCAGCTGCAGCATCGCCTGACCTCCACCGACTTTGAACTTTTGGAGAAAAAGGAAGAGCTGGAGCAGGTGCTGACCCGCCTGAATCAATTGTCCGGGCCGTTTATACCGCTGTCTGAAACGCTTTGTCTGATCCCTTTATTTGGCGATATAACCGCGGATAAAATCAACGTTATTTCCGAAAGCTGCCTTAAGGCTGTCTTTGCGGGCGAATATGACGAAATTCTTTTTGATCTGACAGCTGTTGGAGAAATTGAAGGAAAAGGCATAGAGAAATTCACCCAGCTGATTAAAACATTGAACTTCATGACAGGCAGCATTATCAAATTGATCGGCATAAAGCCAAATTTGGCAGAAGTGCTGAATAACTATAAGCTTGATGAGTGGGTGCAGATTGATCAGTCTCTGAAGCAGGTTTTAAATGTTTATTTTAACCGGAATGAACTGGGGGCCTCTTAG
- a CDS encoding aldehyde dehydrogenase family protein: MSTEVNSQKTVAVNAGAETFYNYIGGEWVPSATGETYPSVNPANTDEVLGYFQKSNEIDVQKAIESAKRAFLEWKNTSPISRGDILFKLIFLIQQEKEELAEIITKEVGKTIEAARKEVDATVQALKHFSGEANRILGETVPAIDPKTFACTIQEPLGVVAVVTPFNFPLGIAIYKIAPSMLAGNTIIYKAASDTSLIAVKVVELFEKAGMPEGVLNMITGPGSVVGEELGNNPEIKAVSFTGSSDVGIHLGKLVTAHGGKMQAEMGGKNATIILEDANLEEAVQSVVISGFYNNGQSCTGTSRVIVPRSISRKVIDLLVEKAKQVKVGNGVREGFDNGAVANKHQLNTYLHYVNSAIEEGAVLEYGGKQLKDGDMAKGYFVAPTVFSKVTKDFTIAQEEIFGPVVAVMEVDSYEEAIELANDTDFGLSSAIFTNDLQKAFDFVRKIETGVTHVNIPSNHYENQLPFGGKKTSSIGPREQGSTALDFWLDTKTVYIKP, translated from the coding sequence ATGAGTACAGAGGTCAATAGCCAGAAAACAGTGGCCGTCAATGCGGGGGCAGAAACTTTTTACAATTATATTGGCGGGGAATGGGTTCCTTCTGCGACAGGTGAAACGTATCCGAGTGTGAATCCGGCAAATACAGATGAGGTACTGGGTTATTTTCAGAAATCGAATGAGATTGATGTGCAGAAAGCAATTGAGAGTGCAAAGAGAGCTTTTCTCGAATGGAAAAATACATCTCCAATCAGCCGGGGGGACATCCTTTTTAAACTGATCTTTCTCATTCAGCAGGAAAAAGAGGAATTAGCTGAAATCATTACGAAGGAAGTCGGCAAAACAATCGAGGCCGCCCGAAAGGAAGTGGATGCAACGGTTCAGGCTCTGAAGCACTTCAGCGGTGAGGCTAACCGGATTTTAGGTGAAACCGTGCCTGCAATTGATCCGAAAACCTTTGCCTGCACGATTCAGGAGCCGCTGGGAGTGGTGGCTGTCGTTACGCCATTTAATTTTCCGCTCGGAATCGCCATCTATAAAATTGCACCTTCCATGCTGGCAGGAAATACGATCATCTATAAGGCCGCAAGTGACACGTCTTTAATCGCAGTGAAGGTAGTCGAGCTGTTTGAAAAAGCGGGAATGCCAGAAGGTGTGCTGAATATGATCACAGGACCTGGTTCTGTCGTGGGAGAAGAGCTTGGAAACAATCCGGAAATTAAGGCAGTCTCGTTTACAGGCTCCTCAGATGTGGGGATCCATCTTGGCAAGCTTGTGACAGCCCATGGCGGAAAAATGCAGGCAGAAATGGGCGGGAAGAATGCGACGATCATTCTGGAGGATGCCAATTTGGAAGAGGCTGTCCAGAGTGTGGTCATCAGCGGATTTTACAATAACGGCCAAAGCTGTACGGGAACCAGCCGCGTTATTGTGCCCCGGTCCATTTCGCGAAAGGTCATTGATTTATTAGTTGAAAAAGCGAAGCAAGTAAAAGTCGGCAATGGGGTGCGGGAAGGATTTGACAACGGTGCAGTTGCGAATAAGCATCAACTTAATACGTATCTCCATTATGTGAATAGCGCCATCGAAGAAGGCGCGGTACTCGAATATGGCGGAAAACAGCTGAAGGATGGCGATATGGCGAAAGGCTATTTCGTCGCTCCGACTGTTTTCAGTAAAGTGACGAAGGATTTTACAATCGCTCAGGAAGAGATTTTTGGGCCGGTTGTGGCCGTGATGGAAGTGGATTCTTACGAAGAGGCGATTGAGCTAGCAAATGATACGGACTTTGGCTTGTCGTCTGCCATTTTTACGAATGACCTTCAGAAAGCATTCGATTTTGTCCGGAAAATTGAAACAGGGGTCACGCACGTGAATATACCATCCAACCATTATGAAAACCAGCTCCCGTTTGGCGGCAAAAAAACATCCAGCATCGGGCCGCGTGAACAGGGCAGCACGGCTTTGGATTTTTGGCTGGATACAAAGACTGTTTATATTAAACCTTAA